One stretch of Streptomyces peucetius DNA includes these proteins:
- a CDS encoding HelD family protein translates to MAAQDAAVESVVGSTADTVRDREIGVEQVHLDQVYRRLEEKIHEAEFLMNDAAKRGQVGTPGALAERDAQVFRAGIHLNRLNNEFEDFLFGRIDLLAGKDGVKGPDGAYTSVEPADDAVRPDNTADIGETLHIGRIGVLDSDYTPLVIDWRAPAAAPFYRSTPVDPGRVVRRRVIRSKGRKVLGVEDDLMRPELTAALNGQPLPVIGDGALMAALGQARSHTMRDIVASIQAEQDLVIRAPAASVTYVEGGPGTGKTAVALHRAAYLLYQDRRRYAGGILIVSPTPLLVAYTEGVLPSLGEEGQVAIRAVGSLVDGAEATVYDEPAVARVKGSSRMLKVLRKAARGALELPPSAPDDGQLAFGEEPDAPGATPTRLRVVAFGRRLELEADELQRIRHNVLGGTAPVNLLRPRARRLLLDALYAKSGAAARHTGDPELAAELRSSFDEDVTGEDSFTAFLDAWWPELTPRAVLAAMADERRLGRWARRVLNPGEVRRLARSLRRDGLSVHDVALLDELSTLLGTPARPRRRRELDPLDQLTGLEELMPQREESQRERAERLAAERTEYAHVIVDEAQDVTPMQWRMIGRRGRHATWTVVGDPAQSSWSSPDEAAEARDEALGTRPRRRFELTVNYRNPAEIAELAAKVLRLAMPGMESPAAVRSTGVRPRFAVVPDGADLAGAVRAEAERLLDRVDGTVGVVVAMNRREQAARWLAGLGERVVALGSLEAKGLEYDATVVVSPAEIADESPAGLRVLYVALTRATQQLTVVSGRRDQPDGDGVPDLLRD, encoded by the coding sequence GTGGCCGCGCAGGATGCCGCTGTCGAATCCGTGGTCGGCTCCACCGCCGACACGGTGCGAGACCGTGAGATCGGTGTCGAACAGGTACACCTGGACCAGGTGTACCGCCGTCTCGAGGAGAAGATCCACGAGGCCGAGTTCCTGATGAACGACGCCGCCAAACGGGGCCAGGTCGGCACGCCCGGCGCGCTCGCCGAGCGGGACGCCCAGGTCTTCCGGGCCGGCATCCACCTCAACCGGCTGAACAACGAGTTCGAGGACTTCCTCTTCGGCCGGATCGACCTGCTGGCCGGCAAGGACGGCGTCAAGGGCCCCGACGGCGCCTACACCTCCGTCGAGCCCGCGGACGACGCCGTACGGCCGGACAACACCGCCGACATCGGCGAGACCCTGCACATCGGCCGGATCGGCGTACTCGACTCCGACTACACCCCGCTCGTCATCGACTGGCGCGCCCCGGCCGCCGCGCCGTTCTACCGTTCCACCCCGGTCGACCCGGGGCGTGTGGTGCGCCGCCGCGTCATCCGCTCCAAGGGCCGCAAGGTCCTCGGCGTCGAGGACGACCTGATGCGACCGGAGCTGACCGCCGCGCTGAACGGACAGCCCCTCCCCGTCATCGGCGACGGCGCGCTGATGGCGGCGCTCGGGCAGGCCCGCAGCCACACGATGCGGGACATCGTCGCCTCCATCCAGGCCGAGCAGGACCTGGTGATCCGCGCCCCCGCCGCGTCCGTGACGTACGTGGAGGGCGGTCCGGGCACCGGCAAGACGGCCGTCGCCCTGCACCGCGCCGCCTACCTGCTCTACCAGGACCGGCGCCGTTACGCGGGCGGCATCCTCATCGTGTCCCCGACGCCGCTGCTCGTCGCCTACACCGAAGGCGTACTGCCCTCGCTGGGCGAGGAGGGGCAGGTCGCGATCCGCGCCGTCGGCTCGCTGGTCGACGGAGCGGAGGCCACGGTCTACGACGAGCCGGCCGTCGCCCGCGTCAAGGGCTCCTCCCGGATGCTGAAGGTGCTGCGCAAGGCCGCGCGCGGCGCGCTGGAGCTGCCCCCTTCCGCCCCGGACGACGGTCAGCTCGCCTTCGGCGAGGAGCCGGACGCCCCCGGGGCGACGCCCACCCGGCTGCGCGTCGTCGCCTTCGGCCGGCGCCTGGAGCTGGAGGCCGACGAACTCCAGCGCATCCGTCACAACGTGCTGGGCGGAACCGCCCCCGTGAACCTGCTGCGCCCGCGCGCCCGGCGGCTGCTGCTGGACGCCCTGTACGCCAAGTCCGGCGCCGCGGCGCGGCACACCGGCGACCCGGAACTCGCCGCGGAGCTCCGCTCCTCCTTCGACGAGGACGTCACCGGCGAGGACAGCTTCACCGCCTTCCTGGACGCCTGGTGGCCCGAGCTGACTCCGCGCGCCGTGCTCGCCGCCATGGCCGACGAACGGCGCCTCGGCCGCTGGGCCCGCCGCGTGCTCAACCCGGGCGAGGTGCGCCGACTGGCCCGCTCGCTGCGCCGCGACGGCTTGTCCGTGCACGACGTGGCGCTCCTGGACGAGCTGAGCACCCTGCTCGGCACACCCGCACGGCCCCGCCGGCGGCGTGAGCTCGACCCGCTGGACCAGCTGACCGGGCTCGAGGAGCTGATGCCGCAGCGCGAGGAGTCGCAGCGCGAGCGCGCGGAGCGCCTCGCGGCGGAGCGCACCGAGTACGCGCACGTCATCGTCGACGAGGCGCAGGACGTCACGCCCATGCAGTGGCGGATGATCGGCCGCCGCGGCCGGCACGCCACCTGGACGGTCGTCGGCGACCCGGCCCAGTCGTCGTGGTCCTCGCCGGACGAGGCGGCCGAGGCCCGCGACGAGGCGCTCGGCACCCGTCCGCGCCGCCGCTTCGAGCTGACCGTCAACTACCGCAACCCGGCCGAGATCGCCGAGCTGGCCGCCAAGGTGCTCAGGCTGGCCATGCCCGGCATGGAATCCCCGGCCGCCGTCCGCTCCACCGGGGTCCGGCCGCGGTTCGCGGTGGTCCCGGACGGCGCGGACCTCGCCGGGGCCGTACGGGCGGAGGCCGAGCGGCTGCTGGACCGGGTCGACGGCACGGTCGGTGTCGTCGTCGCGATGAACCGGCGTGAGCAGGCGGCGCGCTGGCTGGCGGGCCTGGGGGAGCGGGTCGTCGCGCTGGGCTCGCTGGAGGCGAAGGGGCTGGAGTACGACGCGACCGTCGTCGTCTCGCCCGCCGAGATCGCCGACGAATCGCCCGCCGGCCTGCGGGTCCTGTACGTGGCGCTGACCCGGGCCACCCAGCAGCTCACGGTGGTCTCCGGCCGTCGTGACCAGCCCGACGGGGACGGGGTGCCGGACCTGCTGCGGGACTGA
- a CDS encoding zf-HC2 domain-containing protein has translation MTMHEQESVHDAVGAYVLGVLDEADASAFEAHLAGCDICAAHLEEFSGMEPMLAMLAEAPAPAPAQSNVYGLPGMRGMEDFPPPRPVPVVPTSPSPKVLDGLLNEVAVKRAHKRRRGMYLLAAAAALIIGGPAVAVVVTADGTGSNVAGADPHPTSPAEDAFFHHMEEKVQAKDPTTKVSAVVGMEEKGWGTHAVLELKNVKGPLKCNLIAVSKTGEEEVVTSWAVPKWGYGIPDSPNKDAKNPLYVHGGAAMDRNDIDHFEVRTFEGERLVEVDA, from the coding sequence ATGACCATGCACGAGCAGGAATCCGTGCACGACGCCGTCGGCGCATATGTGCTCGGCGTGCTCGACGAAGCGGACGCCTCCGCCTTCGAGGCGCATCTGGCGGGGTGCGACATCTGTGCCGCCCACCTCGAGGAGTTCTCGGGGATGGAGCCGATGCTCGCGATGCTCGCGGAGGCCCCGGCCCCCGCACCGGCGCAGAGCAATGTCTACGGCCTGCCCGGAATGCGCGGCATGGAGGACTTCCCGCCGCCCCGGCCCGTCCCCGTGGTGCCCACGTCCCCGAGTCCCAAGGTGCTCGACGGCCTGCTGAACGAGGTCGCCGTCAAGCGCGCCCACAAGCGCAGGCGCGGCATGTACCTGCTCGCGGCGGCCGCCGCGCTGATCATCGGCGGTCCGGCCGTCGCCGTCGTCGTCACGGCGGACGGCACGGGCAGCAACGTGGCAGGGGCCGACCCGCATCCCACCAGCCCGGCCGAGGACGCCTTCTTCCACCACATGGAGGAAAAGGTGCAGGCCAAGGACCCGACAACCAAGGTCAGCGCCGTCGTCGGCATGGAGGAGAAGGGCTGGGGCACCCACGCCGTCCTGGAGCTGAAAAACGTCAAGGGACCTCTCAAGTGCAACCTCATCGCCGTCTCCAAGACCGGTGAGGAGGAGGTCGTGACCTCCTGGGCCGTCCCGAAGTGGGGCTACGGAATCCCCGACAGCCCGAACAAGGACGCCAAGAACCCGCTGTACGTCCACGGCGGCGCGGCGATGGACCGGAACGACATCGACCACTTCGAGGTCCGCACGTTCGAGGGCGAACGGCTGGTCGAGGTCGACGCGTAG
- a CDS encoding sigma-70 family RNA polymerase sigma factor has product MQVRKDAAVADDRPQRARHRSEKPRIDTSVPDEELMRALYREHAGPLLAYVLRLVAGDRQRAEDVVQETLIRAWKNAGQLNRATGSVRPWLVTVARRIVIDGHRSRQARPQEVDPSPLEVMPAEDEIDKALWLMTLSDALDDLTPAHREVLVETYFKGRTVNEAAETLGIPSGTVRSRVFYALRSMKLALEERGVSA; this is encoded by the coding sequence GTGCAGGTGCGCAAGGATGCCGCCGTGGCCGATGACCGTCCGCAACGGGCCCGCCATCGCAGTGAGAAGCCGCGTATCGACACCTCTGTGCCCGACGAGGAGTTGATGCGTGCTCTCTACCGTGAACACGCAGGACCGTTGCTCGCCTATGTACTGCGTCTCGTCGCCGGCGACCGCCAGCGCGCCGAGGATGTCGTGCAGGAGACGCTCATCCGTGCCTGGAAGAACGCCGGCCAGCTCAACCGTGCGACCGGCTCTGTCCGACCCTGGCTGGTGACGGTCGCCCGGCGCATCGTCATCGACGGCCACCGCAGCCGGCAGGCCCGGCCGCAGGAGGTCGATCCGTCGCCGCTGGAGGTCATGCCCGCGGAGGACGAGATCGACAAGGCGTTGTGGCTGATGACGCTCTCAGATGCGCTCGACGATTTGACGCCCGCCCACAGGGAAGTTCTTGTCGAGACGTATTTCAAGGGGCGTACGGTCAATGAGGCGGCCGAAACGCTCGGCATACCCAGCGGGACCGTGCGGTCCCGAGTGTTCTATGCGCTCCGTTCCATGAAGCTCGCTCTTGAGGAGAGGGGGGTCTCGGCATGA
- a CDS encoding CGNR zinc finger domain-containing protein, which produces MTAAGTGGSHAQPWRFDSGRICLDLVATAQEADRQPEGREPLAEPGRLTSWLTGAGLVPAGTRLTGADSGWVAAFVELRDCVDRLVRNGPGEGCAEHDLAVLNSRAQSAPPGVRAVRDEEGHLVRALSTVPGCAALLAVVARDAIDLLTDPVARSRLRQCEGDNCRRVYLDTSRGRRRRWCSSEVCGNRERVARHRRRTAVKDLEVSSAGVE; this is translated from the coding sequence ATGACAGCGGCGGGTACGGGCGGCTCCCACGCACAGCCCTGGCGGTTCGACTCCGGTCGGATCTGCCTGGACCTGGTGGCGACGGCACAGGAGGCGGACCGACAGCCCGAGGGGCGCGAACCCCTGGCGGAGCCAGGGCGGTTGACCAGCTGGCTCACCGGCGCCGGCCTCGTCCCCGCCGGCACCCGGCTGACCGGCGCCGACAGCGGCTGGGTGGCCGCCTTCGTCGAACTGCGCGACTGCGTCGACCGTCTGGTGCGCAACGGCCCCGGGGAAGGCTGCGCGGAGCACGATCTGGCGGTGCTCAACTCCCGTGCGCAGAGCGCCCCGCCGGGCGTCAGGGCCGTTCGCGACGAGGAGGGCCACCTGGTACGGGCGCTGAGCACCGTCCCCGGGTGCGCCGCGCTCCTCGCCGTCGTCGCCAGGGACGCGATCGACCTCCTCACCGATCCCGTCGCACGCTCACGGCTGCGGCAGTGCGAGGGCGACAACTGCCGCCGGGTGTACCTGGACACGTCGCGCGGCAGGCGTCGGCGCTGGTGCTCCAGCGAGGTGTGCGGGAACCGCGAGCGCGTGGCCCGGCACCGCAGGAGGACCGCCGTGAAAGATCTTGAAGTTTCTTCGGCCGGCGTTGAGTGA
- a CDS encoding uroporphyrinogen-III synthase → MHDQAQPHGPLAGFTVGVTAARRADELGALLQRRGAAVLHAPALRIVPLADDAELLAATKELIDHTPDVVVATTAIGFRGWVEAADGWGLGEQLLGRLRGAELLARGPKVKGAIRAAGLTEEWSPPSESMAEVLDRLLGEGVAGRRVALQLHGEPLPGFVESLRAGGAEVVLVPVYRWMPPEDIAPLDRLLDATVARGLDAVTFTSAPAAASLLNRAESRGLLPDLLGALGRDVLAACVGPVTAVPLQAAGVATVQPERFRLGPLVQLLGFELPARARTFPAAGRRVEIRGHAVLVDDELRPVPPAGMALLRALSERPGWVVSRPDLLRALPGAGKDEHAVETAMARLRTALGTPKLIQTVVKRGYRLALDPASDAKYAEPDTDTGPDTGKGDGGGTGMGGDSGDGGGTDA, encoded by the coding sequence ATGCACGACCAAGCCCAACCGCACGGCCCCCTCGCGGGCTTCACCGTCGGCGTGACCGCCGCCCGGCGCGCCGACGAGCTCGGCGCGCTGCTCCAGCGGCGGGGCGCGGCCGTACTGCACGCCCCCGCGCTGCGCATCGTTCCGCTCGCCGACGACGCGGAGCTGCTCGCCGCGACCAAGGAGCTGATCGACCACACCCCCGACGTCGTCGTCGCCACGACCGCCATCGGCTTCCGAGGCTGGGTGGAGGCCGCCGACGGCTGGGGGCTCGGCGAGCAGCTGCTCGGCCGGCTGCGCGGCGCCGAGCTGCTGGCCCGCGGACCCAAGGTCAAGGGCGCCATCCGCGCGGCGGGGCTCACGGAGGAGTGGTCGCCGCCGTCCGAGTCCATGGCGGAGGTACTGGACCGGCTGCTCGGCGAGGGGGTGGCCGGCCGCCGGGTCGCGCTCCAGCTGCACGGCGAGCCGCTGCCCGGATTCGTCGAGTCGCTGCGGGCGGGGGGCGCGGAGGTCGTCCTCGTACCCGTCTACCGCTGGATGCCGCCCGAGGACATCGCGCCGCTCGACCGGCTGCTGGACGCGACGGTCGCGCGCGGCCTGGACGCCGTCACCTTCACCAGCGCCCCGGCCGCCGCCTCCCTGCTGAACCGGGCGGAGAGCCGCGGCCTCCTCCCCGACCTGCTGGGCGCCCTCGGCCGTGACGTCCTGGCCGCCTGCGTGGGCCCGGTCACCGCGGTTCCGCTGCAGGCCGCCGGCGTCGCCACGGTGCAGCCGGAGCGGTTCAGGCTCGGCCCGCTGGTGCAGCTGCTCGGCTTCGAACTGCCCGCCCGCGCCCGTACGTTTCCGGCCGCGGGCCGCCGCGTCGAGATCCGCGGCCATGCCGTCCTCGTCGACGACGAGCTGCGTCCGGTGCCGCCCGCCGGCATGGCCCTGCTGCGTGCCCTGTCGGAGCGCCCCGGCTGGGTCGTCTCCCGCCCGGACCTGCTGCGGGCACTGCCCGGCGCGGGCAAGGACGAACACGCCGTGGAGACGGCCATGGCCCGGCTGCGTACGGCGCTGGGCACGCCCAAGCTGATCCAGACCGTCGTGAAGCGCGGCTACCGGCTGGCCCTCGACCCCGCGTCCGACGCCAAGTACGCGGAACCCGACACCGACACGGGCCCCGACACGGGCAAGGGCGACGGCGGCGGCACCGGCATGGGCGGCGACTCGGGCGACGGCGGCGGCACCGACGCCTGA
- a CDS encoding nitrate/nitrite transporter yields the protein MAGRWIEQWDPEDETFWRTEGERVARRNLAFSVLSEHIGFSIWSLWSVMVLFMGPEYGIDPAGKFFLIGTATLVGAVIRVPYTFAVAKFGGRNWTVFSALLLLVPTGAAYLVMEPGTSYTTFLAVAALTGVGGGNFASSMTNINAFYPLRKKGWALGLNAGGGNIGVPVIQLVSLLIIGTAGAAHPRLVLGIYLPLIVLAALCAALWMDNLAPVRNDTGAAVDAAKEGHTWIMAFLYVGTFGSFIGYSFAFGLVLQTQFGRTPLQAASLTFIGPLLGSLIRPLGGLLADRFGGARITLGNFVAMAVATGVVVAASVQESLPVFLVGFIALFVLSGLGNGSTYKMIPGIFQNKALAKGMTGETAAAYGRRLSGASMGLIGAVGAVGGLAINLAFRQSFQTAGTGTAAFVSFLVFYAVCSAVTWAVYLRRPVVVPVRTSDAQAEPDRVHARV from the coding sequence ATGGCAGGGCGATGGATCGAGCAGTGGGACCCCGAGGACGAGACCTTCTGGCGGACCGAGGGGGAGCGGGTCGCACGGCGCAACCTCGCCTTCTCCGTGCTCAGTGAGCACATCGGCTTCTCCATCTGGAGCCTGTGGTCCGTGATGGTCCTCTTCATGGGGCCCGAGTACGGGATCGATCCGGCGGGCAAGTTCTTCCTGATCGGCACGGCGACCCTCGTCGGCGCCGTGATCCGGGTGCCGTACACCTTCGCCGTCGCGAAGTTCGGCGGCCGTAACTGGACGGTCTTCAGCGCGCTGCTCCTGCTGGTGCCGACCGGCGCGGCGTATCTGGTGATGGAGCCGGGCACCTCGTACACGACGTTCCTCGCGGTCGCCGCGCTCACGGGTGTCGGCGGCGGCAACTTCGCGTCGTCGATGACGAACATCAACGCCTTCTACCCGCTGCGGAAGAAGGGCTGGGCGCTCGGCCTCAACGCGGGCGGAGGCAACATCGGCGTACCGGTGATCCAGCTGGTCTCCCTCCTGATCATCGGCACGGCGGGAGCGGCCCACCCGCGGCTCGTACTGGGCATCTACCTGCCGCTGATCGTGCTCGCCGCGCTGTGCGCCGCGCTGTGGATGGACAACCTGGCACCGGTGAGGAACGACACCGGCGCGGCCGTCGACGCGGCCAAGGAGGGCCACACCTGGATCATGGCCTTCCTCTACGTCGGCACCTTCGGCTCGTTCATCGGCTACAGCTTCGCCTTCGGCCTGGTGCTCCAGACCCAGTTCGGCCGCACACCGCTGCAGGCGGCGTCCCTCACCTTCATCGGCCCACTGCTCGGCTCCCTGATCCGGCCGCTGGGCGGTCTGCTCGCCGACCGCTTCGGCGGGGCGCGCATCACTCTGGGGAATTTCGTGGCCATGGCCGTCGCGACCGGGGTGGTCGTCGCCGCCTCGGTCCAGGAGTCGCTGCCGGTGTTCCTCGTCGGGTTCATCGCCCTGTTCGTGCTCAGCGGCCTCGGGAACGGCTCGACGTACAAGATGATCCCCGGCATCTTCCAGAACAAGGCGCTCGCCAAGGGCATGACCGGTGAGACCGCGGCCGCCTACGGGCGCCGGCTGTCCGGCGCCTCCATGGGGCTCATCGGCGCCGTCGGCGCGGTCGGCGGCCTCGCCATCAACCTCGCCTTCCGCCAGTCCTTCCAGACCGCCGGGACCGGAACCGCCGCCTTCGTCTCCTTCCTCGTCTTCTACGCTGTCTGCTCGGCCGTCACCTGGGCGGTATACCTTCGCCGGCCCGTGGTGGTACCGGTCCGCACCTCGGACGCGCAGGCAGAGCCCGACCGGGTCCACGCACGGGTCTGA
- a CDS encoding class I SAM-dependent methyltransferase, with protein sequence MSPSAPSAASAKDFPGDGYDLVCFFDCLHDMGDPVGALRHTRETLAPDGTVMLVEPFANDELADNLNPVGRIYYAASTVICTPSSLSQEVATGLGAQAGEKRLREVAEEAGFTRFRRATQTPFNLVLEARP encoded by the coding sequence ATGTCACCGAGCGCACCAAGCGCCGCTTCGGCGAAGGACTTCCCCGGCGACGGCTACGACCTCGTCTGCTTCTTCGACTGTCTGCACGACATGGGCGACCCTGTCGGAGCCCTGCGCCACACACGTGAGACGCTCGCGCCCGACGGGACGGTCATGCTGGTCGAGCCGTTCGCCAACGACGAGCTCGCCGACAACCTCAATCCGGTCGGCCGCATCTACTACGCGGCGTCGACCGTCATCTGCACTCCGTCCTCGCTGTCACAGGAGGTGGCCACCGGACTCGGTGCGCAGGCCGGTGAGAAGAGGCTTCGCGAGGTGGCCGAGGAGGCGGGGTTCACGCGGTTCCGCCGCGCCACCCAGACGCCCTTCAACCTGGTACTCGAAGCCCGTCCCTAG
- the smpB gene encoding SsrA-binding protein SmpB has product MAKETGRKLIAQNKKARHDYHILDTYECGLVLMGTEVKSLRQGRASLADGFVQIDGNEAWLHNVHVPEYSQGTWTNHSARRRRKLLMHRAEIDKLESKSQETGHTIVPLALYFKDGRAKVEIALAKGKKEYDKRQTLREKQDRREAERAVSAARRRQRG; this is encoded by the coding sequence ATGGCTAAGGAAACAGGGCGCAAACTGATCGCGCAGAACAAGAAGGCGCGGCACGACTACCACATTCTCGACACCTACGAGTGCGGTCTCGTGCTGATGGGTACCGAGGTGAAGTCGCTGCGCCAGGGACGGGCCTCGCTGGCGGACGGCTTCGTCCAGATCGACGGCAACGAGGCATGGCTGCACAACGTCCACGTGCCGGAGTACAGCCAGGGCACCTGGACCAACCACAGCGCCCGCCGCCGGCGGAAGCTGCTGATGCACCGGGCGGAGATCGACAAGCTCGAGTCGAAGTCTCAGGAGACGGGGCACACGATCGTGCCGCTGGCCCTGTACTTCAAGGACGGCCGGGCGAAGGTCGAGATCGCGCTGGCGAAGGGCAAGAAGGAGTACGACAAACGGCAGACGCTGCGCGAGAAGCAGGACCGCCGTGAGGCGGAGCGCGCGGTGTCGGCGGCCCGGCGGCGGCAGCGCGGCTGA
- a CDS encoding S41 family peptidase, which translates to MSGPEFSPRPHGIRRGAALTLVFGFVLATAAATNCLPQDDHSAPGSLSARAAAATVDREDVARAAAQAAAEGKSGTEAAEEVVSRSGDRWGAVYDKQEYEEFRKALDGEYTGVGLGARRAADGRVEVARVQRDSPAERAGIRAGDRLLSIDGGDVARRPVTEVVALLRGGSGTDVVLELERDGRRWSETLTRALLTTETVTVERLADDAVAIRVSSFTKGSGMQVRKALSDAPADAGVLLDLRGNAGGLVSEAVITASAFLDGGLVATYDERGRQRVLLAEQGGDTERPVVTLVDAGTMSAAELVAGALKDRGRAVTVGTRTFGKGSVQMPSRLPDGSVAELTVGHYRTPSGDAVDGKGITPDLVAPEGAEKRAQTVLSGLGGGS; encoded by the coding sequence ATGTCGGGTCCCGAGTTCAGTCCCCGGCCCCACGGCATTCGCCGCGGGGCTGCCCTGACTTTGGTCTTCGGATTCGTCCTGGCCACGGCCGCGGCCACCAATTGCCTGCCGCAGGACGACCACTCCGCACCCGGTTCGCTCTCCGCCCGTGCCGCCGCGGCGACGGTGGACCGCGAGGACGTGGCCCGCGCCGCCGCACAGGCCGCGGCGGAGGGCAAGTCCGGTACGGAGGCGGCCGAGGAGGTCGTCAGCCGCAGCGGCGACCGCTGGGGCGCCGTCTACGACAAGCAGGAGTACGAGGAGTTCCGCAAGGCACTCGACGGCGAGTACACCGGCGTCGGCCTGGGCGCGAGACGCGCCGCCGACGGCCGGGTCGAGGTCGCCAGGGTGCAGCGGGACAGCCCCGCCGAACGAGCCGGGATCAGGGCCGGCGACCGGCTCCTCTCGATCGACGGCGGCGACGTCGCCCGGCGGCCGGTCACGGAGGTCGTGGCACTGCTCCGCGGCGGCAGCGGCACGGACGTGGTCCTGGAGTTGGAGCGCGACGGGCGCCGCTGGTCCGAGACGCTCACCCGCGCCCTGCTGACCACCGAGACCGTCACCGTGGAGCGGCTCGCTGACGACGCCGTCGCGATCAGGGTCTCGTCGTTCACCAAAGGCTCCGGCATGCAGGTACGGAAGGCCCTGAGCGACGCCCCCGCGGACGCCGGCGTCCTCCTCGACCTGCGGGGCAATGCGGGCGGCCTGGTGTCGGAGGCGGTCATCACCGCGTCGGCCTTCCTCGACGGCGGCCTCGTCGCCACGTACGACGAGCGCGGCCGGCAGCGGGTCCTCCTTGCGGAACAGGGCGGCGACACCGAGCGGCCCGTCGTCACTCTCGTCGACGCGGGCACCATGAGTGCCGCGGAACTCGTCGCGGGGGCCCTCAAGGACCGTGGTCGTGCCGTCACGGTCGGTACCCGTACCTTCGGCAAGGGCTCGGTGCAGATGCCGAGCAGGCTCCCGGACGGCTCGGTCGCCGAACTCACCGTCGGTCACTACCGGACTCCGTCGGGTGACGCCGTCGACGGCAAGGGCATCACTCCGGACCTGGTGGCGCCCGAGGGCGCCGAAAAACGGGCGCAGACGGTATTGAGTGGCCTCGGGGGAGGGTCGTAG
- the ftsX gene encoding permease-like cell division protein FtsX, with amino-acid sequence MRAQFVMSEIGVGLRRNLTMTFAVIVSVALSLALFGGALLMREQVSTMKDFWYDKVNVSIFLCNKNDAETSPQCSKGAVTTAQKEQIEADLKKMDVVDVVHHETAEQAYKHYREQYGDTPIASTITPDQMQESFRVKLDDPEKYKVVATAFAGRDGVQSVQDQRNILENLFSLMNGMNVAAIFVMGLMLVIALMLIVNTVRVSAFSRRRETGIMRLVGASSFYIQMPFIMEAAFAGLLGGVVASVMLLVGRYFLIDHGLALSEKMQLVNFIGWDAVITKLPLVLAIGLLMPAVAAFIALRKYLKV; translated from the coding sequence ATGCGCGCCCAGTTCGTGATGTCGGAGATCGGGGTCGGTCTCCGCCGCAATCTCACGATGACCTTCGCGGTGATCGTCTCCGTAGCCCTGTCGCTCGCCCTGTTCGGTGGTGCGCTGCTCATGCGTGAGCAGGTCAGCACGATGAAGGACTTCTGGTACGACAAGGTCAACGTCTCCATCTTCCTCTGCAACAAGAACGACGCTGAGACCTCGCCCCAGTGTTCCAAGGGGGCCGTCACCACGGCGCAGAAGGAACAGATCGAGGCCGATCTGAAGAAGATGGACGTCGTCGACGTGGTCCACCACGAGACGGCGGAACAGGCGTACAAGCACTACCGCGAGCAGTACGGCGACACCCCCATCGCGTCCACCATCACCCCCGACCAGATGCAGGAGTCGTTCCGGGTGAAGCTGGACGACCCGGAGAAGTACAAGGTCGTGGCGACCGCGTTCGCCGGCCGGGACGGTGTGCAGTCGGTCCAGGACCAGCGCAACATCCTGGAGAACCTGTTCTCACTGATGAACGGCATGAACGTGGCGGCGATCTTCGTCATGGGTCTGATGCTGGTCATCGCGCTGATGCTCATCGTCAACACCGTGCGCGTCTCGGCGTTCAGCCGTCGGCGTGAGACCGGCATCATGCGGCTCGTCGGCGCGTCGAGCTTCTACATCCAGATGCCGTTCATCATGGAAGCCGCATTCGCGGGCCTGTTGGGCGGTGTGGTCGCCTCCGTGATGCTGCTGGTGGGCCGTTACTTCCTGATCGACCACGGCTTGGCGCTCTCCGAGAAGATGCAGCTGGTCAACTTCATCGGCTGGGACGCCGTGATCACCAAGTTGCCCCTGGTGCTGGCGATCGGGCTGCTCATGCCCGCTGTGGCCGCTTTCATCGCATTGCGCAAGTACCTGAAGGTGTGA